A single window of Paenibacillus sp. FSL H8-0537 DNA harbors:
- a CDS encoding S16 family serine protease, protein MRRFRYYIAGLVLVLLYIVAVELIWLPAPLKLAASGMLWIDMINWLLYLLAVIPLLWLVGVCRGIVERVNRSGGFAPVATIRFERLLAVVQYGIAIIGVSAIFCIAIFPQRLMLSLPLIGGMLLIVCIEMVWSELLARRSHSNRGGRWPKTFIWMLGSALAAAFVLVYPTNYIVTYPGLTMNMNRYAHVEGGAAGGSISGVLVFDRPAVPADWLYSLVLPEYTFERKPENEPSLSESYTLVSTMKTDANSVAAAIAEGKAGIGNGVTTTGVRIVGMTKDSIAQGVLVPGDLIVSLNGKAVDNVMELTSFMADPAFVIPGKSVQVGVQRGTLAEKLTLEVKTAAAAATDQLPVRAVFGISVQNELKLDAPRPVSYYSYIAHIGGPSHGAMLTLALLDQLTPGGVTHGLNVAGTGTIEPDGSVGLVGGVPQKAYAVSRTDADVFFVPEELAPEAKSAAPALLVVPVRTIDDILLWLQTHGKS, encoded by the coding sequence ATGCGTCGTTTCCGCTATTATATCGCTGGATTGGTTCTGGTCTTGCTGTACATTGTGGCTGTCGAACTGATCTGGCTCCCCGCACCGCTGAAGCTGGCCGCTTCCGGCATGCTTTGGATTGATATGATCAACTGGCTGCTTTATTTGCTTGCTGTCATTCCTTTGCTTTGGCTGGTGGGCGTCTGCCGAGGCATTGTGGAGCGCGTGAATCGAAGCGGCGGTTTTGCGCCTGTTGCCACTATTCGTTTCGAGCGGCTGCTTGCCGTTGTTCAATACGGCATCGCTATAATCGGTGTGTCTGCTATTTTTTGCATTGCTATTTTCCCGCAAAGGTTAATGCTGTCGCTGCCGCTCATCGGCGGCATGCTGCTGATCGTATGCATTGAAATGGTCTGGAGCGAGCTGCTTGCAAGGCGAAGTCATTCGAATCGCGGAGGGCGCTGGCCTAAAACCTTTATTTGGATGCTGGGCTCTGCGCTGGCCGCTGCTTTTGTACTCGTGTACCCGACAAATTATATCGTCACTTATCCGGGGCTTACGATGAACATGAACCGCTACGCCCATGTCGAAGGAGGAGCCGCTGGAGGCAGCATTAGCGGCGTGCTGGTGTTTGATCGGCCTGCGGTGCCTGCAGACTGGCTCTACAGCCTGGTGCTGCCGGAATATACGTTTGAGCGCAAGCCTGAGAATGAGCCCTCCTTGTCAGAATCCTATACGCTCGTTTCCACGATGAAAACCGATGCGAACAGTGTAGCCGCGGCGATTGCCGAAGGCAAGGCGGGCATAGGAAATGGCGTAACAACGACGGGGGTCCGCATTGTTGGCATGACGAAGGATTCTATTGCACAGGGCGTACTCGTTCCTGGTGATTTAATCGTCAGCTTAAATGGCAAGGCGGTGGATAATGTGATGGAACTCACCTCCTTTATGGCAGATCCAGCCTTTGTTATACCGGGAAAATCGGTTCAAGTCGGTGTTCAAAGAGGGACGCTGGCAGAAAAATTAACGCTTGAGGTGAAGACAGCTGCCGCAGCAGCTACCGATCAATTGCCTGTGCGCGCCGTATTCGGCATATCGGTGCAAAATGAACTGAAGCTGGATGCCCCAAGGCCTGTCAGCTATTATTCGTATATTGCCCATATCGGCGGTCCGTCCCATGGCGCCATGCTGACGCTTGCGCTTTTGGATCAGCTTACGCCAGGCGGGGTGACGCATGGGCTGAATGTTGCCGGCACAGGCACGATAGAGCCGGACGGCTCGGTAGGCCTTGTAGGCGGTGTGCCGCAGAAGGCTTATGCGGTGAGCCGGACCGATGCGGATGTTTTTTTCGTACCGGAGGAGCTTGCGCCGGAGGCGAAGAGCGCAGCGCCGGCGCTGCTCGTCGTGCCGGTAAGGACAATCGACGATATTTTGCTCTGGCTGCAAACCCATGGGAAATCCTGA
- a CDS encoding DUF1450 domain-containing protein produces the protein MANDIMVCDKCRYYQVKTLVPKLQKLVPDAEIRVGCKSYCGPCARSPFIFINGRYIKGATEDEAIEKAKRYIKG, from the coding sequence ATGGCTAATGATATAATGGTATGTGACAAATGCAGGTATTATCAGGTTAAGACTTTGGTGCCAAAGCTGCAAAAGCTTGTGCCCGATGCGGAAATTCGGGTTGGCTGCAAATCTTATTGCGGGCCTTGCGCTAGGTCGCCATTTATTTTTATTAATGGGCGTTATATTAAAGGCGCTACAGAAGATGAAGCGATTGAGAAGGCCAAACGTTACATTAAAGGATAG
- a CDS encoding iron-sulfur cluster assembly accessory protein, translating to MTVKISRNAAKILKLELDKPENEGKKLRVHVTHSHGDHAHYGMGIDDPTDKDIVVSTDKDIEVILEKDNKFLDGIRIDYFYVPEEGFAITNPSQGNHGDH from the coding sequence ATGACAGTCAAAATTTCGCGCAATGCGGCAAAGATATTGAAGCTTGAGCTGGACAAGCCTGAGAATGAAGGAAAGAAGCTTCGCGTACATGTGACGCATTCTCACGGCGACCATGCGCATTATGGTATGGGCATTGATGATCCGACGGATAAAGATATTGTCGTATCCACAGATAAAGATATCGAAGTTATTTTGGAGAAGGACAACAAATTCCTTGATGGCATTCGCATTGACTACTTCTATGTGCCTGAAGAAGGCTTTGCCATTACGAACCCTTCCCAAGGCAATCACGGCGACCACTAA
- a CDS encoding M14 family metallocarboxypeptidase yields the protein MGGFFAEYTRREKQFWSEVRHTDNEVGGGKYGYQELLADCRELTGAYPFVTVHTIGHSVLGKPIVALRCGTGARSIHMNGAFHANEWITSALLMRFVADYAASCAEGRSICGEMAARLHEETTLWAVPMVNPDGVELAQQGALPAHPFYSQLMAWNEGRESFADWKANARGVDLNDQFPAHWEEECQRREVQGPGPRDYPGPYPLSEPEAMAMANLTTAQRFDLTVALHTQGEEIYWNYRGYEPKESEQLAERLGLVSGYKPVKLTGSDAGYKDWFIQRFRRPGFTIEAGRGENPLPPQQLPAIYESVKPLLVEALSLHRAREL from the coding sequence ATGGGAGGCTTTTTTGCCGAATATACTCGGAGGGAGAAGCAATTTTGGAGCGAGGTGAGGCATACGGATAATGAAGTAGGGGGAGGAAAATACGGCTATCAGGAGCTGCTGGCGGACTGCCGCGAGCTGACGGGGGCGTACCCATTTGTCACCGTTCATACCATTGGGCATAGCGTGCTGGGCAAGCCCATCGTTGCGCTGCGCTGCGGAACGGGTGCAAGAAGCATTCATATGAATGGGGCGTTCCATGCGAATGAATGGATTACGTCAGCTTTGCTTATGCGATTTGTAGCGGATTATGCTGCGTCTTGCGCTGAGGGCCGCTCCATCTGCGGGGAGATGGCAGCACGTCTGCATGAGGAGACGACGCTGTGGGCGGTGCCCATGGTCAATCCCGATGGCGTGGAGCTTGCGCAGCAAGGAGCGCTGCCCGCCCACCCTTTCTATTCCCAGCTCATGGCATGGAATGAAGGCCGGGAGTCATTTGCCGATTGGAAGGCGAATGCGCGCGGCGTTGATTTGAATGACCAGTTTCCGGCGCATTGGGAGGAAGAGTGTCAGCGGCGCGAAGTTCAGGGGCCAGGTCCACGCGATTATCCGGGACCTTATCCTTTAAGTGAGCCAGAAGCGATGGCGATGGCGAATTTAACGACAGCACAGCGCTTTGATTTGACCGTCGCGCTGCACACGCAGGGCGAGGAAATTTACTGGAACTACCGGGGCTATGAGCCAAAGGAATCGGAGCAGCTGGCGGAGCGGCTAGGGCTCGTCAGTGGCTATAAGCCCGTGAAGCTGACAGGCAGCGATGCTGGCTATAAAGATTGGTTTATTCAGCGTTTTAGAAGGCCGGGCTTTACGATTGAAGCGGGAAGGGGAGAAAATCCGCTGCCGCCTCAGCAACTGCCCGCCATCTATGAGTCGGTGAAGCCGCTTCTTGTGGAGGCATTGTCGCTTCATCGGGCACGGGAGCTTTAG
- the racE gene encoding glutamate racemase has protein sequence MQQPIAILDSGVGGLTVAKEVMRQLPREKIIYFGDTARTPYGPRPSQEVVQFTREIVDYLIQFRPKMIIIACNTATAVALEDIRSRVDIPVIGVINPGARAAIKRTQTGCIGVIGTEGTISSGAYELALKELSPSVRVISEACPLFVPLVERGNFRSSETYETIRRSIGHLSQYPMDCLILGCTHYPFLTEAIAEVIGSRIELISSADETARDISTILHDKGQLSRGEVLPIHQFFSSGDPIMFKAIAQQWLGEQIELTPVVWQVPTIG, from the coding sequence GTGCAGCAACCGATAGCCATACTAGACTCAGGAGTGGGCGGGCTTACCGTCGCCAAGGAAGTTATGCGCCAACTGCCGCGTGAAAAAATTATTTATTTTGGAGATACGGCTCGAACGCCGTATGGACCGCGCCCTTCTCAGGAAGTCGTTCAATTTACACGGGAAATTGTCGATTATTTAATCCAGTTTCGGCCGAAAATGATTATTATAGCTTGCAATACCGCTACGGCAGTTGCGCTTGAGGATATACGTTCTAGAGTAGACATACCTGTCATTGGTGTTATCAATCCCGGGGCAAGAGCAGCCATCAAGCGCACCCAGACGGGCTGTATAGGTGTCATCGGTACAGAAGGCACGATAAGCAGCGGCGCTTATGAGCTGGCTCTCAAGGAGCTGTCACCAAGCGTGCGTGTTATAAGCGAGGCTTGTCCGTTATTTGTTCCGCTTGTAGAGCGGGGCAATTTTCGTTCCAGCGAAACGTATGAGACGATTCGCCGATCTATCGGTCACTTAAGCCAATATCCGATGGATTGCCTCATTTTAGGCTGTACGCATTATCCTTTTTTGACAGAAGCGATCGCTGAGGTTATTGGCTCCCGCATTGAACTCATCAGCTCGGCAGACGAGACGGCTCGTGATATTAGTACGATCCTTCATGATAAGGGCCAGCTTTCCCGAGGCGAAGTGCTGCCTATTCATCAGTTTTTCTCCAGCGGCGACCCAATAATGTTCAAAGCCATTGCCCAGCAATGGCTTGGCGAGCAAATTGAGCTGACGCCTGTCGTATGGCAGGTGCCGACGATCGGATAA
- a CDS encoding YtxH domain-containing protein, with protein sequence MADSNNGAKMAECAAIMKGANRMAKQKQTKGFLLGALAGTVAGTVTALLLAPKAGKELRQDIAGGVHDLSEKTARAVEQASEKTTRTARQLGDKAVHIADRAKDGAEALISSARTWRKGEPQFTTEAAGEVGQTGLVEAASRSEELELELETEETVETVELETEETVETVETVETVEVETEVEATETIEK encoded by the coding sequence ATGGCTGACAGCAACAACGGCGCGAAAATGGCGGAATGCGCCGCAATTATGAAGGGAGCGAATCGTATGGCAAAGCAGAAGCAAACGAAAGGATTTTTGTTGGGGGCATTGGCGGGGACGGTCGCCGGGACGGTTACAGCGCTGCTGCTCGCTCCAAAAGCAGGCAAGGAGCTGCGTCAGGATATTGCAGGCGGCGTTCACGATCTGAGCGAAAAAACGGCTAGAGCAGTGGAACAGGCCAGCGAGAAAACGACTAGAACGGCTAGACAGCTGGGCGATAAAGCGGTTCACATCGCAGATCGTGCCAAGGATGGAGCAGAGGCATTGATCAGCAGTGCGCGTACATGGAGGAAAGGTGAGCCCCAATTTACGACGGAGGCTGCCGGCGAAGTGGGGCAAACTGGCTTGGTGGAAGCGGCAAGCCGCTCAGAGGAGCTGGAACTGGAACTGGAAACGGAGGAAACGGTGGAAACGGTGGAACTGGAAACGGAGGAAACGGTGGAAACGGTGGAAACGGTGGAAACGGTGGAAGTTGAAACGGAAGTGGAAGCCACTGAAACGATTGAAAAATAG
- a CDS encoding DUF948 domain-containing protein produces MSSQAHAAYNGITKWADALLWSTAGGERAMDVIAGCAIAATLAFIGLVAGLLLGLRKGLVQLERLQTSADELRGQLQHTATEIVALIEPAKQSLLLVHQQLQNVQSLFTAAGQIGETIEQTTETVSKVSSLLSESAAEHIAKAETRNKAKEAMEWAELGMLAWQLWQTKRKHNG; encoded by the coding sequence GTGTCAAGCCAAGCCCATGCTGCTTATAATGGCATTACGAAATGGGCAGATGCCCTGCTCTGGTCAACAGCGGGAGGTGAACGGGCGATGGACGTTATAGCGGGATGCGCGATAGCAGCGACGTTAGCATTTATTGGGTTGGTGGCGGGCCTATTGCTTGGCTTGCGCAAAGGGCTGGTTCAGCTCGAAAGGCTGCAAACAAGTGCTGATGAGCTGCGGGGACAGCTGCAGCATACAGCGACCGAGATAGTCGCTTTAATAGAACCAGCGAAGCAATCCCTCCTGCTGGTGCACCAGCAGCTGCAAAATGTCCAGTCCTTGTTTACAGCGGCAGGACAAATAGGCGAGACGATTGAGCAAACGACAGAAACCGTTAGCAAGGTCTCCTCGCTGTTGTCCGAATCCGCTGCTGAGCATATAGCGAAGGCTGAAACGAGAAATAAGGCAAAAGAAGCGATGGAATGGGCAGAGCTAGGTATGCTGGCGTGGCAGCTTTGGCAAACTAAGCGCAAGCATAATGGCTGA
- a CDS encoding metalloregulator ArsR/SmtB family transcription factor — translation MKQQNQRSSGPAPDKRTSPGFTRQRILHLLKMNGSMNAAQLASELSLTEMAVRRHMYALEEEQTIQIVTVKQAMGRPMHRYELTAHADDRFPKNYHTLALDLLGELADEANTAGLITRMFEGRKQKLLERYAPRMAGKALEQKVLELAAIQNAGGYMVEVEPAGEGHFVLNEYNCPIAQVANQYQQACSCELTLFQSLLHAEVERTECLAKGGNKCTYKISAV, via the coding sequence ATGAAGCAGCAAAATCAACGAAGCTCCGGTCCTGCGCCGGATAAGAGAACGTCTCCAGGCTTTACGCGTCAGCGCATTTTGCATTTGCTCAAGATGAATGGCTCCATGAATGCCGCGCAGCTTGCAAGCGAGCTTTCGCTGACTGAAATGGCCGTAAGGCGGCATATGTACGCACTGGAAGAGGAGCAGACCATTCAGATTGTTACGGTCAAGCAGGCTATGGGAAGACCGATGCATCGTTATGAGCTCACCGCTCACGCGGATGACCGTTTTCCGAAAAACTACCATACGCTGGCGCTCGATTTACTTGGCGAGCTGGCAGATGAGGCCAATACGGCAGGTCTCATTACTCGTATGTTTGAAGGGCGCAAGCAGAAGCTGCTGGAGCGTTACGCGCCTCGAATGGCGGGAAAAGCGCTGGAGCAGAAGGTGCTTGAGCTTGCAGCTATTCAAAATGCTGGAGGCTATATGGTTGAGGTCGAGCCGGCAGGCGAAGGGCATTTTGTATTAAATGAGTATAATTGCCCAATTGCTCAGGTAGCGAATCAATATCAGCAAGCTTGCAGCTGTGAGCTGACGTTATTTCAGTCGCTGCTTCATGCTGAGGTAGAGCGGACCGAATGTCTCGCTAAAGGCGGGAACAAATGCACATACAAGATAAGTGCCGTATAG
- a CDS encoding HepT-like ribonuclease domain-containing protein produces the protein MYYVNREQIAVRLDAIPDIAEALNLIAAQWDGSMLQGLAQERALHLAVETVTDVGSYLIDGFMMRDASSYEDIVDVTGAEGVFSAELLPTFKQLVQLRRPLVQQYYEWQRAELHPLTRQLAPQLLRFKQEVELYLERELVDFEGKV, from the coding sequence ATGTATTACGTGAATCGCGAACAAATTGCGGTGAGGCTTGATGCCATTCCTGACATAGCTGAGGCGCTGAACTTAATTGCAGCACAGTGGGATGGCAGCATGCTGCAAGGACTGGCACAGGAGCGGGCGCTGCATCTTGCAGTTGAAACGGTTACTGATGTCGGCAGCTATCTTATTGACGGATTTATGATGCGTGATGCGAGCAGTTACGAGGATATTGTTGATGTGACGGGAGCCGAAGGCGTATTTTCCGCAGAGCTGCTGCCGACATTCAAACAATTGGTACAGCTGCGCAGGCCGCTCGTTCAGCAATATTATGAATGGCAGCGGGCCGAGCTGCATCCGCTAACAAGGCAGCTCGCTCCGCAATTGCTGCGCTTCAAACAGGAAGTGGAGCTTTATCTGGAGCGCGAGCTGGTTGATTTTGAGGGGAAAGTTTAA
- a CDS encoding Dabb family protein, translating to MITHIVLFKLKDNSAESVETTAQVLRNMEGKIDELKSITVGLDVLHSERSYDIGLITTFESLDALAAYQVHPVHQKVIEHMTQVREASVSIDFES from the coding sequence ATGATTACGCATATTGTTTTGTTTAAACTAAAGGATAACAGTGCCGAGAGCGTGGAAACGACCGCACAGGTGCTTCGCAATATGGAAGGTAAAATTGACGAATTAAAATCGATTACGGTTGGTTTGGACGTCCTGCATTCCGAGCGTTCTTATGATATTGGCCTAATCACAACTTTCGAATCGCTTGATGCGTTGGCAGCTTATCAGGTTCATCCGGTGCACCAGAAAGTAATTGAGCATATGACCCAGGTTCGCGAAGCGTCTGTCAGCATCGATTTTGAAAGCTAG
- a CDS encoding cytochrome C oxidase subunit II, whose protein sequence is MYKWIMFVLMTAASLLGVYLLTVGLPAKPVDESAALPEGTVLVNVQANADFTFDQTEYKVKVGDKVILRLKNKSGIHGLKIDELNVDLEGEQLETNIEFDKPGEYVMHCSIPCGTGHTEMKTKLIVEAA, encoded by the coding sequence ATGTATAAGTGGATTATGTTTGTATTAATGACAGCGGCATCACTGCTAGGTGTTTATTTGCTAACAGTAGGTTTGCCTGCAAAGCCAGTGGATGAATCTGCTGCATTGCCTGAAGGAACGGTGCTAGTTAACGTACAAGCCAACGCAGATTTCACTTTTGATCAAACAGAATATAAAGTGAAGGTTGGAGACAAGGTCATTCTTCGTCTGAAAAACAAAAGCGGTATTCATGGTTTGAAAATTGATGAGCTGAATGTTGATCTTGAAGGCGAGCAACTGGAAACAAATATTGAGTTCGACAAGCCAGGCGAATATGTGATGCATTGCTCTATCCCATGTGGTACAGGGCATACGGAGATGAAGACGAAGCTTATTGTAGAAGCGGCTTAA
- a CDS encoding phage holin family protein, translated as MPGFVYLCSICAFLGSIVTFAFGVWMESLTLLIVVMAIDYVTGVSASLKEGRGLNSSFGAWGIARKGLMLLVILIAHRVDLLLDANNMTMGAAIYFYIANELISITENYGRLGLPLPDKIRQMIEVLKDKNK; from the coding sequence ATGCCAGGGTTTGTATATCTTTGCTCCATTTGTGCGTTTTTAGGCTCTATTGTGACTTTTGCTTTTGGCGTATGGATGGAATCGCTTACACTGCTCATCGTTGTCATGGCTATAGACTATGTGACCGGGGTGTCTGCATCATTAAAGGAAGGACGGGGCCTTAATAGTTCATTTGGAGCGTGGGGGATTGCTCGCAAAGGGCTTATGCTGCTCGTCATACTCATCGCACACCGTGTAGATCTGCTATTGGATGCCAACAATATGACGATGGGAGCAGCCATTTATTTTTATATTGCCAATGAATTAATCTCCATCACTGAAAATTACGGAAGATTGGGTTTGCCGCTTCCAGATAAGATTCGCCAAATGATTGAAGTTTTAAAAGATAAAAATAAATAA
- a CDS encoding endospore germination permease: MLKRESISTRQMAVLVLFFIVGDMFWFIPTLLASILDSDAWIPSLLSMFSGLVVVWFIDKCHRLFPGLTLIEIYRTALGKWLGGLCSLFFLYLLFNAIGVQLRVVGDFVTTQMLPETPAQVTVLMVTLIVVITLRAGLAVFAKSAEIFIMGVVLMFIMFIVMLLPEASLSNLLPVFHHKAVDYGKGVLYATSFPYFQMVTLLMFFPFMKQTDSWTRDFMLASLVASFSLFLIVIMSLLVLGEYMTEHQIYAAYAMAKRISIGRFIERVEAVLVISYIVSTYVKMTINAFAFIYGITQFLGLREQRAMIFPLGLLIFGISYAISSNIPYINGYSSIWPFWDLTNILLLVLAAVIMVVFKKGRTSNLG; encoded by the coding sequence ATGCTGAAGCGGGAAAGCATAAGCACAAGACAAATGGCAGTACTCGTGCTATTTTTCATCGTGGGCGACATGTTTTGGTTTATTCCAACCTTGCTCGCATCCATTCTGGACTCCGATGCATGGATTCCCTCTTTGCTGAGCATGTTCTCAGGACTCGTCGTCGTCTGGTTTATAGATAAGTGCCACCGCCTTTTTCCTGGACTTACGTTGATCGAGATTTATCGAACTGCACTAGGAAAATGGCTGGGCGGCCTATGCAGCCTGTTTTTTTTATATCTGCTTTTCAATGCTATAGGTGTTCAATTGAGGGTCGTTGGCGACTTTGTTACGACTCAAATGTTGCCGGAAACACCAGCTCAGGTAACCGTCCTAATGGTTACACTTATAGTTGTCATTACCTTAAGGGCTGGTCTGGCTGTTTTTGCAAAATCGGCCGAGATTTTTATCATGGGCGTGGTGCTGATGTTCATCATGTTTATTGTTATGCTGCTTCCGGAAGCATCCCTCTCCAACCTGCTGCCTGTATTTCACCATAAAGCAGTGGACTATGGCAAAGGTGTATTGTATGCGACCTCATTTCCCTATTTTCAAATGGTTACCTTGCTTATGTTCTTTCCTTTCATGAAGCAGACGGACAGCTGGACCAGAGATTTTATGCTGGCTTCTCTAGTAGCAAGCTTTTCTTTATTTCTGATCGTTATTATGTCGCTGCTCGTACTGGGCGAGTACATGACGGAGCATCAAATTTATGCTGCCTACGCTATGGCCAAAAGAATTAGCATCGGCCGATTTATAGAACGGGTAGAGGCTGTGTTGGTCATCAGCTATATCGTTTCGACCTATGTGAAAATGACAATTAATGCTTTTGCCTTTATATATGGCATAACTCAGTTTCTGGGTCTGCGAGAACAACGTGCAATGATATTCCCCTTAGGATTACTAATATTTGGAATTTCTTATGCAATTAGTTCCAATATTCCGTATATTAATGGATATTCATCCATTTGGCCCTTTTGGGATTTGACCAATATTCTGCTTTTGGTCCTGGCAGCGGTCATCATGGTAGTGTTTAAGAAAGGGAGGACAAGCAATCTGGGGTAA
- a CDS encoding Ger(x)C family spore germination protein, with amino-acid sequence MSRFTRRAGKLLLLVLIGSLAASVVSGCWNRRELDTLGIQLGTAIDKVGNQYRVSVQVVIPSELSAKAGGGGRSPVAMYEATAPTVFEAFRKLTETSSRKIYSAHIRVLIIGESLAREGIANVLDLLSRNPEARTDFYLMIAHKAPANQILRILTSLEKIPAENLFYALDTSAKTWAPTTTVTIERLIEQLVTDGISPVLTGVQLEGNAREGENISNIQQADSRTRTRITGLAVFHSDKLVGWLSEVHSKGYNYIMNNVTSTVGHQKCPDGGYIVMEVIRNKTKLTPKVVDGKPVIKVKMKQVASVADVECKIDLTKPETIEMLEKNGEKRLQEFIQGVVEHVQKTYNTDIFGFGNTFHEYMPAQWEKWKDDWDELFPQVKLEFDIEVQVPKIGTTNDAFQNYMKK; translated from the coding sequence ATGAGCAGATTTACCAGGCGAGCAGGCAAGCTGCTCTTGCTAGTGCTGATAGGGTCGCTTGCCGCTTCTGTGGTCAGCGGCTGCTGGAATCGGCGGGAGCTGGATACGCTTGGCATTCAGCTGGGAACAGCCATTGACAAGGTTGGCAATCAATACCGCGTATCGGTGCAGGTTGTTATTCCTAGCGAGCTGTCGGCCAAGGCAGGCGGGGGAGGGCGCTCGCCGGTAGCCATGTATGAGGCGACTGCTCCAACCGTATTTGAAGCGTTCCGCAAATTGACGGAAACCAGCTCGCGAAAAATATATTCCGCGCATATCCGTGTGCTGATTATTGGGGAATCGCTGGCGAGGGAGGGTATTGCCAACGTACTTGATCTGCTGTCACGAAATCCGGAAGCCCGGACGGATTTTTACTTAATGATTGCGCATAAGGCGCCGGCCAATCAAATTTTGAGAATTTTGACGTCGCTGGAGAAAATCCCGGCGGAAAATTTATTTTACGCGCTGGATACGTCTGCCAAGACGTGGGCTCCTACGACAACGGTTACGATAGAACGTTTGATTGAACAGCTAGTAACAGACGGTATTAGCCCGGTGCTAACCGGTGTACAGCTGGAAGGCAATGCCCGTGAAGGGGAAAATATTTCAAATATCCAGCAGGCAGATTCGCGAACGCGTACCCGAATTACGGGGCTTGCTGTTTTTCATTCTGACAAGCTTGTCGGCTGGCTTAGTGAAGTTCACAGCAAAGGCTACAATTATATAATGAATAACGTGACAAGCACGGTAGGCCATCAGAAATGTCCGGATGGAGGCTATATTGTCATGGAGGTTATACGCAATAAAACAAAGCTTACACCAAAGGTCGTTGACGGGAAGCCAGTCATTAAGGTGAAGATGAAGCAGGTCGCATCGGTGGCCGATGTGGAATGCAAAATCGATTTAACGAAACCGGAAACGATTGAAATGCTTGAAAAAAACGGGGAGAAAAGGCTGCAAGAGTTTATTCAGGGAGTAGTTGAGCATGTACAGAAAACGTATAATACCGACATATTTGGCTTTGGCAATACGTTTCATGAATACATGCCCGCGCAGTGGGAAAAGTGGAAGGACGATTGGGATGAGCTTTTTCCGCAGGTCAAGCTGGAATTTGATATTGAGGTTCAGGTTCCAAAGATTGGCACGACAAATGATGCGTTTCAAAACTATATGAAGAAATGA